A window of Thermocladium sp. ECH_B genomic DNA:
AACCGGTATACGTCTTTGATGGAAAGCCTCCGCAACTAAAGGCAACCGAGATAGAGAGGCGGAGGCAACGCAAGATCGAGGAGGCCCAAGCAGCGGAAGCGGCTCTTAGGCTAGGCGATGTCAAGGAGGCTAGGAAACATGTGCAGCGATCGATATTTCTTCGAGATGATATGGTTAATGATGCAAAGGAATTGTTGAGGGCAATGGGTATACCCTGGGTGCAAGCGCCAGGTGAGGGGGAGGCGGAGGCTGCCTTCATGTCTGCTAGGGGGATTTCATGGGCTACAGGTAGCCAGGATTATGATTCGCTCCTATTCGGTTCGCCTCGGCTAATTAGGAACTTGACAATTACAGGTAGAAGAAAGCTTCCAAATAAGAATGAGTATGTCGAGATAAAGCCCGAATTGATAGAATTGAGCAATGTCTTATCGGAACTAGGATTAAGAGATAGGATTCAGTTAATAGATCTTGCAATACTCATAGGTACTGACTATAATCCGGATGGTATTCCCGGGGTAGGACCCCAACGGGCATTAAAAATGATTAAGGAGTATGGTTCAATAGAGAAAATAGTAAAGGTGATAGGCAGTGATAAGTTCCCAATGGACCCATTAAGCATACGAGATTATTTTCTTAAGCCTGACGTGATAGAAGTTAAGGTCGTATCATTTGGCAAGCCTAATGAGGATGAAATAATCAATATATTGGTGAGAAATCATGACTTTAATCAAGATAGAGTTAAGGGAGCCATAGATAGGTTAAAGAAGGCAATGAGCAGAGTTGGCGGATCATCAACTCTGGACTCATTCATGTGAAGAGGATGAGAAGCATGAGGACGTTTCCGGCTTGGATGCTCGTGAAGAATATGTTTGAGCATGAGCTGAATGGAACTCAGCTGGACATATTATTTGGATCAGTATTTGATAAGGCCATGGTAAAAATGAATTACTACTATAAGCGAGGCGTCGATGATTTCCTTGAAGCGGCCCTGAAGTACATGTCGTCAATACTGGATCATGAAGCTGCAATTCTAGGCATTAAATTAATGCCGGATCAAAGGGATAACATATTATCTAGAGGGAAGGCCATGCTTGATGCATTTAAATCCACGCCAGCCTTTGGACTACTAAGGCCAAAAACCAGGCTTGTGGTAATCGATGACTTAGTTGGCGTATACGTTCAGCCTGATTTCTATGATGGGGAAACCATATATGAGGTGAAAACTTTTGATCCACGGGGAGTAAACTATGTTAAATATCAAGTAAAGCTCTTCCAGTTAGGATACCCGGGAAGCAAGGCTATCCTAATAGGCTTTGATAAGGCCACAAATAAGCCAATCATTTTAACCATTGACCCGATTAATGATGTGGATAAGAATGAATTGATGAAGCAAGCATTGGCCTTCGGGTTAATTAATGGAGCGGAGGAAGAACCTAGCACCACCATAACTATTAGATATAACACTAAGGACCCTGCCTAAGGAGCGACAGCATCGTCTTGTAAGGCTTAAGGAATGCCTTACGGCCGCACACCCCTCTAGTGATAAAAGGAACGGCAAACCTCGCCCTTTAGGGCTGGGTAAAGCTTAGAAATCTCTGAGAATGGGGCTCTCGGCCGGTCAATTCTTTGGGAATGGGGAGTGAGGGGCCGACCCCGCAATACCGGCTCGGGAGGGGATGACCAACCGAGTAGCGTCCATAATGGGGCGTAATCCCCAAGACCTCGGGGAACCCTCGCCCTAAAGGCAGGGAGGAGGTCAGATAATTAGCGGCACCGCACTCCACGCTGAGCGAGCCAATTAATTATGGTTGGGCCCAATATTATGGGTAAGTTCGGTAAATCACCGATGCATTTGGAACCCGTTAAGAACATGGCTATCTTGAATTCCCTAACTACTCTCTCGGCGAATTGCATTAATTGATCCTTACCATTAAGCGCATTTATGAGCATGGGCCGCGACATAGTGAACGCGGAGGCGCCTAACGCAATCGCCTTGACCCCATCTAAACCTGAACGAATGCCGCCGGATGCCAGTATCACTCCATCAAAGACGGACTTGACTTCGCATATCGAGATGGCGGTCGGTATGCCCCATCCATTAAATACTGAGGAAAGCTCACTTATATCAGTTCTACGCCACCTTTCGGCTTCTATTTTAATGAAGGAGGTGCCGCCTATTCCGCCCACATCTATGGCCGACACCATCGAATCTTTTAGCTTAGCCGCCACTTCCTTTGATATTCCATTGCCTACCTCCTTAACGATAACTGGCTTATTTATGGATTTAGCTATGTACTTGATCTTATCAATGACTCCCTTGAACCATGGCTCACCCTCTGGTTGAAATACTTCTTGAGCTGGATTAAGGTGTATAGCTATCGCTGATGCATCAATCATGTCTATTGCCGCATTAATCCAATCAATTGCCTTGCTTTCATCTAGCTTAGATATTTGGGGGGCCCCTATATTAGCTATCTTAAGCGCGGATGGAGCTTTATCCTTTATTATGCTGAACGTCCATCTAGTTTCGGGTTTCTCTATTGCTATTCGCTGTGAACCTACATACATGCCTATTCCTAATTGTTCAGCGGCCTCCGCGAATATCTCATTTATCTTTCCAGAGAGTTCTGTTCCACCCGTTATTGCCCCTATTATAAATGGGGCAGATAATGGTTTCCCAAATAATTGTGTTGACGTATTTACTTCATCAAAATTGAAGTCGGGCAATGCATTATGTATTAACTGAACCTCGTCGAATAGCGTTGATCCTTCCTCTATATCTTTTTGTGCCGCTATCTTTATGTGCTCTATCTTTCTGTCTTCAATGCTTATATCAATCACCCCTATAAAACGCAATACTTGCGTAACCCACTGTTTCAACCCTATTAGAACTAGTGTCGCCCGATGTTGCATGCCTTAATAATTCAACATGCCTAGCGCCCTGTAATCTTGAGTACTCCATAGCTGTTAGTATGGCTCCAAAGCCACACACAGATACATTTAGCCTTTCCATGACGTCAAGAAAGCCCTCCGGCTCTAGTTTAAGAATTTGTTGGATGACCCGCATATCCTTTTCCGTGGTTATGTCATGAGGCTCATAATGATTTAAGTCACTTGATGCAACAAAAAAGATATCGCTAAATTTATCCCCAATAACATGCTTTAACGCCAATGCCATGCGTCTAGCAACATCCAGGGTCTGTTCCCAAACCACTATTGGAACTATCTTGGAGTGCGGAAATAAGTACTTTATAAAAGGCACTTGAACCTCAACCGAGTGCTCCTTCTCAAATGCATAAGCATCAACCTCCAAATAATTAAATGCATTGATTAATGCCTTGGCAACTTCACCATCGATCTCAATATCGCCAAGCGGTGTTTCCCATACCCCATCATCCATTATAGCCACTGGTGCGCCTATCCCATAATGATTAGGACCCATTATTATGAATGTGGATGGATCATAGTGGGCCTTAATCTCCATATAGGAATGGGCGGCAATTGGACCGGAATATATGTAGCCAGCATGGGGAACTATCACGGAGACAAGCCCATTGATTTTGGCCCGTTGACCAGATCCAGGGCCGAGGGGATGCTGTATTGACCACTCTATTCTCTTTCTAAGTGATTCCGCATCATCCTCATAAAAAGCACCAGCCACAGCAGGTTTTCGTCTGATAGCCATTTAGTTAAAGGCAAAGCTAATCTCCTTAATATATCTATCCGCCCCCAATATTGGCTCTAGAAATACTCGTCCCTCAAAACCAATTGAGGAAGTCATTTATGAAACTGCAACACTCTTTCTTGGAACCGTGGCGGTGTGACGCTTAGCAACTTGCCTCTGATAGCTGGATTGGTTGAGTTTTAGGCTGCCAATTATTGCTGCAGTTAGAGAACCGATTAGTATGGTGATAATCCAAAGGGGGGAACCGAATGCTATTGATAATGCCACCAGCATCCAAGCCCCCATTATTATGAACATGGCCATTATTCTTCCCATGATAGTTCTTATTTGGTTATTATTTAAATCCGAATCGGTTAAAAAACAACGAATTCCATATCTACTATCAAAAGTTTCAGCAATCTATTTATGAAAATAAAGGCGCTGGGCAGCTTAGCTAATACGACTAACGTTAAATAATTATTGTACTCCCACAGCAAAACCTAAAAAATGGTACCTCCAACGAAGAAATGCCATGTCAAGTGAAAATACAATCAAGTTGAGGAAGGCGCTGAGCTTCCAAGACCTAACGTTTCTCTCGGTGACTGGAATGGTGGGAAGCGGATGGTTATTTGCATCCCTAGGCGCCGCTGCATATGCTGGTCCAGCAGCCATAATTTCATGGATCATTGGAGGCGCATTCTTCATCATAATGGGGTTCGCATTCGCTGAACTTGGAGGATTACTTCCATTCACTGGTTCACTGGTGCGCATAAATCACTTCACACATGGTTCCTTATCTAATTATTACCTGGGATGGGCATATCTCATAGGCGTAGCGACGACTGTACCCCTTGAGGCAGAGGCCGTGATTTCCTATACCAATAGATACTTGCCGATATTCAGCACTCAAGCCGGCGTATTAACTCCGCTGGGTATAGTAGCTGCTGCAGCCTTAATTCTAGTATTCCTAATCATTCAATTGATTGGGGTTAATGTAGCTGGAAAAACCAATACAATAATAACTTGGTGGAAGTTCATAGTGCCAACCATAACTGCCATTTTGTTAATATCCCTCGCATTTCATACAGATAATTTCTCGCATTATGGTGGATTCTTGCCCTTTGGGTATGAAGCCATATTTAGCGCCCTCGTTCCAAGCGGCATAGTCTTCGCATCTTCGCATATGAGGGATTCAGACAGGCGCTTGAGTATGCGGGGGAGGCACTGAATCCTCATCGTGATGTTCCAAGAGCCATAATAGTATCCATTGTATTGGTGATACTATTATATGTTCTTCTTCAGGTAAGCTTCATTGGGGCAATCAATTGGTCAACTATTAAACTAGTAAATAGCGAAGGTCAGGTAACGGGGCCAATAACGCCGGGAGATTGGGGCAACCTTCTTAATTCAAACTGGGCGGGCTCGCCATTCTATAGTTCCCTACTATATAGCGGCGTTGCTTTTTTGGCTTCCTTTGCCATAGTACTGCTGATAGATGCATGGATATCGCCAGCAGCGACGATGGGAGTATATCTGGGAACAACGGCGAGAAGCTTCTATGGCTTATCGAAGCAAGGATATTATCCTAACCTCTTTAGTTCTCTGCATCCGAGATTCCAAACACCATGGTTCTCATTAATATTCACGTTCTTCTTATCAGTGATATTCCTACTACCATTTCCAAGCTGGTACTCATTGGTCTCGTTATCCGCTTCAGCCACAGTGGTTAATTACCTAGCAAGTGGGCCTGCATTAATAGTATTGAGAAGGACCGCGAAGGAGCTCAAGAGGCCATATGAGTCCCCCGTTCCATGGCTTGTCGCATCCTTAAGCTTCATTTTCTCATCAATGCTAATATATTGGACAGGATGGCCGGGCGTGGGCTGGGTATTCTTAGTAACCGCATTTGGATTGCCTTTATTTCTTTTAGGTTATGGAAGCAAACTGAATCTAAGCAAGCTAGAAGTAATTATATTTACAGCAATATTTTGGAGCTTGCTGTCTGCGGATGCTTTCTTCGGATTATATGAATCGCTCTGGCCATTTACATTAACGTGGGGATTATTCAGCGC
This region includes:
- a CDS encoding isopentenyl pyrophosphate isomerase — protein: MSIEDRKIEHIKIAAQKDIEEGSTLFDEVQLIHNALPDFNFDEVNTSTQLFGKPLSAPFIIGAITGGTELSGKINEIFAEAAEQLGIGMYVGSQRIAIEKPETRWTFSIIKDKAPSALKIANIGAPQISKLDESKAIDWINAAIDMIDASAIAIHLNPAQEVFQPEGEPWFKGVIDKIKYIAKSINKPVIVKEVGNGISKEVAAKLKDSMVSAIDVGGIGGTSFIKIEAERWRRTDISELSSVFNGWGIPTAISICEVKSVFDGVILASGGIRSGLDGVKAIALGASAFTMSRPMLINALNGKDQLMQFAERVVREFKIAMFLTGSKCIGDLPNLPIILGPTIINWLAQRGVRCR
- a CDS encoding flap structure-specific endonuclease (FEN-1; Rad2; similar to eukaryotic enzymes; endonuclease that cleave the 5'overhanging flap structure that is generated by displacement synthesis when DNA polymerase encounters the 5'end of a downstream Okazaki fragment; as 5'endo-/exonuclease and 5'pseudo-Y-endonuclease activities; cleaves the junction between single and double-stranded regions of flap DNA), which produces MGVTELGKLIEKSRQEVELIRLNGRIISIDAYNALYQFLASIRQPDGTPLMDSLGRVTSHLNGLLYRTINLLENGIKPVYVFDGKPPQLKATEIERRRQRKIEEAQAAEAALRLGDVKEARKHVQRSIFLRDDMVNDAKELLRAMGIPWVQAPGEGEAEAAFMSARGISWATGSQDYDSLLFGSPRLIRNLTITGRRKLPNKNEYVEIKPELIELSNVLSELGLRDRIQLIDLAILIGTDYNPDGIPGVGPQRALKMIKEYGSIEKIVKVIGSDKFPMDPLSIRDYFLKPDVIEVKVVSFGKPNEDEIINILVRNHDFNQDRVKGAIDRLKKAMSRVGGSSTLDSFM